In one window of Gorilla gorilla gorilla isolate KB3781 chromosome 2, NHGRI_mGorGor1-v2.1_pri, whole genome shotgun sequence DNA:
- the ASTE1 gene encoding single-strand DNA endonuclease ASTE1, whose protein sequence is MGIRGLMSFVEDHSNEFFTDLKLRDTKIVIDGYALFHRLCFSSNLDLRYGGDYDSFADVVQKFFESLFACNICPYVVLDGGCDISDKKLTTLKDRAREKIQMAHSLSVGGSGYVCPLLIREVFIQVLIKLRVCFVQCFSEADRDIMTLANHWNCPVLSSDSDFCIFDLKTGFCPLNSFQWRNMNTIKGTQNYIPAKCFSLDAFCHHFSNMNKALLPLFAVLCGNDHVNLPIMETFLSKARLPLGATSSKGRRHHRILGLLNWLSHFANPTEALDNVLKYLPKKDRENVKELLCCSMEEYQQSQVKLQDFFQCGTYVCPDALNLGLPEWVLVALAKGQLSPFISDALVLRRTILPTQVENMQQPNAHRISQPIRQIIYGLLLNASPHLDKTSWNALPPQPLAFSEVERINKNIRTSIVDAVELAKDHSDLSRLTELSLRRRQMLLLETLKVKHTILEPIPTSLKLPIAVSCYWLQHTETKAKLHHLQSLLLTMLVGPLIAIINSPGNVDPVPRQAQCLAPR, encoded by the exons ATGGGTATCCGAGGACTGATGAGTTTTGTGGAAGATCATAGTAATGAGTTCTTCACTGATTTGAAGTTGCGGGACACAAAAATTGTCATTGATGGTTATGCTCTTTTCCACCGTCTTTGCTTCAGTTCAAACTTGGATCTCCGGTATGGAGGGGACTATGATTCTTTTGCAGATGTTGTACAAAAATTCTTTGAATCACTGTTTGCTTGTAATATATGCCCATATGTTGTATTAGATGGAGGATGTGACATTTCAGATAAAAAGCTTACAACTTTAAAGGATAGAGCTAGAGAGAAGATCCAGATGGCCCATTCCCTTTCTGTTGGTGGGAGTGGGTATGTATGTCCCTTACTCATCCGGGAAGTATTCATACAGGTTTTGATCAAGCTGCGGGTATGTTTTGTCCAGTGCTTTTCAGAAGCAGATCGGGACATTATGACACTTGCTAACCATTGGAATTGCCCTGTGTTATCGTCAGATAGTGACTTTTGCATTTTTGACCTGAAAACTGGGTTTTGCCCATTGAATAGCTTTCAgtggagaaatatgaacactATTAAGGGCACACAAAACTATATCCCTGCCAAATGCTTTTCCCTTGATGCATTCTGCCATCACTTCAGCAATATGAATAAAGCTCTACTACCTCTCTTTGCGGTGCTATGTGGAAATGACCATGTTAATCTACCCATCATGGAGACATTCTTAAGTAAAGCACGTCTTCCTCTTGGAGCTACCAGTTCTAAAGGGAGGAGACACCACCGAATCCTGGGACTTCTGAATTGGTTGTCTCATTTTGCCAACCCTACCGAAGCACTAGATAATGTTCTGAAATACCTCCCAAAAAAGGATCGAGAAAATGTTAAGGAACTTCTCTGCTGTTCCATGGAAGAATACCAACAGTCCCAGGTGAAGCTACAGGACTTCTTCCAGTGTGGTACTTATGTCTGTCCAGATGCCTTGAATCTTGGTTTACCAGAATGGGTATTAGTGGCTTTAGCTAAAGGCCAGCTATCGCCTTTCATCAGTGATGCTTTGGTCCTAAGACGGACCATTCTTCCCACACAGGTGGAAAACATGCAGCAACCAAATGCCCACAGAATATCTCAGCCCATCAGGCAAATCATCTATGGGCTTCTTTTAAATGCCTCACCACATCTGGACAAGACATCCTGGAATGCATTGCCTCCTCAGCCTCTAGCTTTCAGTGAAGTGGAAAGgattaataaaaatatcagaaCCTCAATCGTTGATGCAGTAGAACTGGCCAAGGATCATTCTGACTTAAGCAGATTGACTGAG CTCTCCTTGAGGAGGCGGCAGATGCTTCTGTTAGAAACCCTGAAGGTGAAACACACCATTCTGGAGCCAATCCCTACTTCACTGAAGTTGCCCATTGCTGTCAGTT